The window GTGGCCATCGCCGCCGGCCAGAGCACGGTCGAACACGCCGTCATCGAAGCCTGCGGCCTGCTGGCCGATGGCGCGCCGCAGGTCCTGGTGGTGGTCGCCGATGCGCCGCTGCCGACGATGTTTGCCGATTTCGCCGATGAACAGGAAGAACCCTGCGGCTGGTCCTGGCTGATCCAGGCGGCCGATGAACAGGACGCCTTGCCCACGCTCTCGCTGCAATGGCAGCAGGCGCCAGCGGGCGGGGACGTGGACGTGGCGTCCCACGCCAACAACGCCGCTGCAGGCGCTGCCGCCGTGCTGCGCTTCTTCCTCGATGCGGACGCCTCCACCCTGCACCGCCACGCCGACGGTCGCCGCTGGCAATGGATGCGGCATGCTTGATCGGGTCTTCGCGCTGATCGACCGTGGCTGGCGCATCCTGGCCACGGGCATGTGCTTTGCGCTGTTCGGCCTGGGTGGCCTGCTGTTGCGGCTGGTGGTCTTCCCCATCCTGCAGCTGCTGGTGCGCGACGCGCAGCAGCGCGTGCTGTGGGCGCGCCATATCATCCGCCTGGCGTTTCGCGCCTTCGTCGAACTGATGCGAATCTGCGGTGTGATCCGTTATGAAATCTCGGGCCTGGAACGCCTGAACCGCAATGGCCAGTTGATCCTGGCCAATCACCCTACGCTCATCGACACGGTGCTGCTGATGGCCTTCGTGCGCCACGCCGACTGCATCGTCAAGAACGCCCTGTGGCGCAATCCATTTACCCGCGGCCCCATCCGCGCCGCCGGCTACATCAGCAATGACCAGGGACCGGACCTGATCGAGGATTGCATCCGCTCCATCCGCAGCGGTGGCAATCTCATCATCTTCCCCGAAGGCACCCGCACGCCCACGGACGGCCAGATCAGCCTCAAGCGCGGCGCCGCCAACGTGGCGGTGCGCTGCGGCTGCCCCATCACGCCGGTGCGCATCCGCTGCACGCCGGTGACCCTCTCCAAGGGAGAGAAATGGTGGCAGGTGCCGGCCAGGCGCGCGCACTTCCGCCTGCAGATCGGCGACGACCTTCACCTGGACCACATCATCGGCGCCGGCCAGCCGCACCCTGCCGACAATCCCACGCTCGCCGCCCGGCAGCTGACGACCTACCTGCAACAGTACTTCATGAAAGAGAACTAGGCGATGCAAGACCTGGAACAAGATATCAAGCAACTCATCATCGAGGCCCTCGACCTGGAAGACCTGGCCCCCGAGGACATCGACAGCGCCGCGCCCCTGTTCGGCGATGGCCTGGGCCTGGATTCCATCGACGCGCTGGAACTGGGCATGAGCCTGCAGAAGCGCTATGGCATCAAGCTCTCGGCCAATTCCGAAGAAACCCGCAAGCATTTCGCCTCGGTGCAGGCGCTGGCTGCCCTGGTGGCCAGCCACCAGGCCACGGCCTGAGCAGCCTCCACGCTGCACGCACCCTGACGCCCCCTCCCAGCCATTAGCAAGAGAAGCACATCATGACCACTCTGACACCTGACATGACCAAGGACGAAATCACCGTGTGGATCGTCGATATGCTGCACGAGATGTTCGAGATCGACAAAGCGGCCATCACGCCCCAGTCCAACCTCTACACCGATCTCGACATCGACAGCATCGACGCCGTCGACATCGTGGTCAAGCTCAACCAGACCACCGGCAAGCGCATCCAGCCCGACGTCTTCCGCAGCGTGCGCACGGTGCAGGACGTCGTCGAGATCCTGGCGACCCTGATGCGCGAACAAGCGCACGCGTGAGCGCATGAAGCCTCCCGCGATGCCCAGGCTGGCCACGCTGGCCGGTCCGCTGTTGATCCTGCTCTATCCCCTGTTGATCTGGTACGCCCACGGCAAGCTCGAGCCACGCACCCTGGCCTTGTCCCTGGTGCTCATCGCCGTGGTGCGCCTGTTCGCCACCCGCACCGGCGGCCCCCTGCGCTGGATGGGCGTGGCCGCCCTGGCGCTGGCCGCACCGGCCGTGTACTGGAATGCGCTGCTGCCGCTGAAGCTCTATCCGGTCGCCATCAGCGCCGGCATGCTGGCCCTGTTCGGCTACAGCCTCTACAAGCCGCCCACCGTGATCGAACGCATGGCGCGGCTGGGTTCGCCGGACCTGCCGCTGTTCGTCATCGCCTATACGCGCCGGGTCACCCAGGTGTGGTGCCTGTTCTTCGCCATCAATGGCAGCATCGCCCTGGGTACGGCCCTGTGGTGTTCGCCTGCGGTATGGTCGATGTACACCGGTGTCATTTCCTACATCGCCATGGGCCTGCTGTTTGCCGGCGAATACCTGGTGCGCCTGTATGTACGGCGCCAGCATCATGCGTGAGGCGTCCGCAATGACGGCCGCCCCACGGCTGGACCTGCTGCAACTGCCGTTCCTGGCCTTTGCCGGCGCAGACGTGATCGGCTGGCGTGATGGTGTGGCGGTCACGCACGCGTCCTGGCGCGCCGAGCTGCGGCGCTGGCAGCACCTCGTGCAGACCACACCGGGACAGCGCATGGCGCTGTTCCACCACGACACCCTGCAGTTCGCGGCGGCCCTGTTCGCGATCTGGCTGGCGGGCAAGACGGCCTACCTGCCCAGCGACGCCCTGCCCGACACCTGCCGTCAACTGCAAGGTGAGGTCGATGCCTTCCTCGGCGAGTTCGGGGCGCATTGTCCGGCCTTGCACCCTGCCGGCGATGCAGCGGAAGGCGATACGCCCGACGCCTGGCCGACCTTGCGCGCCGACTTTGGCGGACTGGTGGTCTATACCTCAGGCAGTACCGGTCTGGCCCAGGCCATTCCCAAGCAACTGGGCCAGATGGCCAATGAAGTGGCTACGCTGGAGGCGCTCTTCGGCGCAATCGTGGGCGAGGCCGAGGTCATCGCCACGGTCTCGCACCAGCATATCTACGGCTTGCTCTTCAAGGTCTTGTGGGCGCTGTGCGCGGGACGTCCGGTGCACGCGGGCAGCGCCTTCTTCCCGGAAG is drawn from Herbaspirillum seropedicae and contains these coding sequences:
- a CDS encoding lysophospholipid acyltransferase family protein translates to MLDRVFALIDRGWRILATGMCFALFGLGGLLLRLVVFPILQLLVRDAQQRVLWARHIIRLAFRAFVELMRICGVIRYEISGLERLNRNGQLILANHPTLIDTVLLMAFVRHADCIVKNALWRNPFTRGPIRAAGYISNDQGPDLIEDCIRSIRSGGNLIIFPEGTRTPTDGQISLKRGAANVAVRCGCPITPVRIRCTPVTLSKGEKWWQVPARRAHFRLQIGDDLHLDHIIGAGQPHPADNPTLAARQLTTYLQQYFMKEN
- a CDS encoding phosphopantetheine-binding protein — translated: MQDLEQDIKQLIIEALDLEDLAPEDIDSAAPLFGDGLGLDSIDALELGMSLQKRYGIKLSANSEETRKHFASVQALAALVASHQATA
- a CDS encoding acyl carrier protein codes for the protein MTTLTPDMTKDEITVWIVDMLHEMFEIDKAAITPQSNLYTDLDIDSIDAVDIVVKLNQTTGKRIQPDVFRSVRTVQDVVEILATLMREQAHA
- a CDS encoding membrane protein translates to MKPPAMPRLATLAGPLLILLYPLLIWYAHGKLEPRTLALSLVLIAVVRLFATRTGGPLRWMGVAALALAAPAVYWNALLPLKLYPVAISAGMLALFGYSLYKPPTVIERMARLGSPDLPLFVIAYTRRVTQVWCLFFAINGSIALGTALWCSPAVWSMYTGVISYIAMGLLFAGEYLVRLYVRRQHHA